A section of the Sedimentisphaera cyanobacteriorum genome encodes:
- a CDS encoding IS3 family transposase (programmed frameshift) has protein sequence MRRSRFSESQILSILKESEAGLEVSDLTRKYGISRATFYNWKSKYSGIGGSEIRRLRELERENGKLKKMYADLSLENNVLKDLIEKNFLKPAERKDFARQAHSKGLCVQSSCKAAGISRGSFYYTPSRNDDAEVKRQIELVIDSRPRRGFPKIFDSIRRKGYSWNHKKVYRVYKENEFQLNNRKKNLIRQIELKPMPEATRANEIWSIDFMSDSLSNGRPFRAFNVIDEFNREALDIEIDTSLPSLRIIRSLELIGSDRGFPRFIRSDNGPEFRSLQFRRFCCRNRIRHRRIEAGKPQQNSFIERFNRSYREDILDMYSFKNLSEARNLTLDWLIEYNYERGHESLGGKTPVEYVRSFLPFTPQNNSEGAKGKNCCLKEFV, from the exons ATGCGAAGATCGAGGTTTAGTGAAAGCCAGATACTTTCGATTCTCAAGGAGTCAGAAGCCGGTTTAGAGGTCAGTGATTTGACCAGGAAATACGGCATATCCCGTGCCACATTTTACAACTGGAAGAGCAAGTATTCTGGTATTGGCGGCAGTGAGATAAGGCGTTTACGCGAGTTAGAGCGAGAGAACGGCAAGCTCAAAAAGATGTATGCGGACTTATCATTAGAGAATAACGTTCTCAAGGATTTAATAGAAAAAAACT TTCTAAAGCCTGCCGAGCGAAAGGATTTTGCCAGGCAGGCACATTCTAAGGGCTTATGCGTGCAATCATCTTGTAAAGCAGCAGGCATCAGCCGGGGCAGTTTTTACTATACTCCTTCAAGAAACGATGATGCTGAGGTAAAAAGACAGATAGAGCTGGTAATAGATTCCCGTCCTCGACGCGGATTTCCAAAGATATTCGACAGTATCCGCCGCAAGGGATATAGCTGGAATCACAAAAAGGTTTATCGTGTTTATAAGGAAAATGAATTTCAGCTTAACAACCGTAAAAAGAATTTGATAAGGCAAATAGAGCTTAAACCTATGCCAGAAGCCACGAGAGCTAATGAGATATGGAGTATTGATTTTATGAGCGATAGTTTGAGTAATGGTCGGCCATTCAGGGCTTTCAACGTTATCGATGAGTTTAACCGTGAGGCATTGGATATTGAGATCGACACGAGCTTACCTTCGCTTCGCATAATTCGTAGCCTTGAATTAATAGGCTCTGATCGGGGTTTCCCCCGCTTTATTCGCAGCGATAATGGGCCGGAATTTAGGAGCCTTCAATTTCGCAGGTTCTGCTGCCGAAACAGAATCAGGCACCGCCGTATAGAAGCAGGCAAGCCTCAGCAAAACAGTTTTATTGAACGATTCAATCGGAGTTATCGAGAGGATATACTTGATATGTACAGTTTTAAGAATTTATCAGAAGCTCGTAATTTAACTTTAGATTGGCTTATAGAATATAATTATGAGCGTGGGCACGAATCACTGGGAGGGAAAACTCCTGTAGAGTATGTCCGCAGTTTTTTGCCTTTCACCCCTCAAAATAATTCTGAAGGGGCAAAAGGAAAAAACTGCTGTTTGAAGGAATTTGTCTAA
- the ychF gene encoding redox-regulated ATPase YchF, producing MSLSIGIAGLPNVGKSTLFNALTKTQNAESQNYPFCTIEPNKAIVPVPDERLYKLAELVNPKKITPATVEFVDIAGLVEGASKGEGLGNKFLGNIRQTSAIVHVVRCFKDDNVVHVSAEPDPKRDVETIETELALADLEQLERKIERLEKQVKADKKLKPVLELAARLKEHLEQGKPVNSFEQADSEAFENFVQEMGFITAKTVIFAANVDEQGLLEDNEYTKTLSEIAENRGAELVKICAKLEEDMVDMTDNERAEFLESMGVEESGLEKVIHHGFDALGLMSYFTAGPKEVRAWTIKKGWTAPQAAGVIHTDFERGFIRAEVISYEDYIECGSENAAKDAGKMAAKGKAYVVNDGDVVNFLFNV from the coding sequence ATGTCCTTAAGCATAGGAATTGCAGGCCTGCCGAACGTAGGCAAGAGCACATTATTCAACGCCCTTACCAAGACGCAGAACGCAGAATCGCAGAACTATCCTTTCTGCACGATCGAGCCGAACAAGGCGATTGTGCCGGTGCCGGATGAGCGGCTCTACAAGCTTGCCGAGCTTGTCAATCCAAAAAAGATTACCCCGGCAACGGTTGAGTTTGTGGATATCGCCGGGCTCGTGGAGGGTGCGAGCAAGGGCGAGGGTCTCGGAAACAAGTTTCTCGGGAATATCCGACAAACCTCCGCAATCGTGCATGTTGTAAGGTGTTTTAAGGATGATAATGTTGTTCACGTATCAGCAGAGCCGGACCCGAAGCGGGATGTTGAAACGATAGAGACTGAGCTTGCCCTTGCGGATTTGGAGCAGCTTGAACGAAAGATCGAAAGGCTTGAAAAGCAGGTGAAGGCGGATAAAAAGCTAAAACCCGTTCTCGAGCTTGCCGCCCGGCTGAAGGAACATCTCGAACAGGGCAAACCGGTAAATTCGTTCGAACAGGCAGATTCTGAGGCCTTCGAAAACTTCGTTCAGGAGATGGGCTTTATCACCGCCAAAACAGTGATCTTCGCTGCGAATGTGGACGAGCAGGGGCTCCTTGAAGACAACGAATACACAAAGACTCTCAGCGAAATCGCAGAAAACCGCGGCGCAGAGCTCGTGAAGATATGTGCAAAGCTCGAAGAGGATATGGTGGATATGACAGACAATGAGAGGGCTGAGTTCCTGGAGTCTATGGGCGTTGAGGAAAGCGGGCTTGAGAAGGTGATTCACCACGGCTTTGATGCGCTCGGCCTTATGAGCTACTTCACAGCAGGCCCTAAGGAAGTTCGGGCTTGGACAATCAAAAAGGGCTGGACAGCCCCTCAGGCGGCAGGCGTTATTCATACCGATTTCGAGAGAGGCTTCATCAGGGCGGAGGTAATCTCGTACGAGGATTACATTGAGTGCGGAAGCGAAAATGCGGCCAAGGATGCGGGGAAAATGGCGGCCAAAGGCAAAGCTTACGTAGTAAACGACGGGGATGTTGTAAACTTCCTCTTCAACGTATAA
- the rsmG gene encoding 16S rRNA (guanine(527)-N(7))-methyltransferase RsmG → MGKTRLESLSEEQRDKLDMFAKLLTEHNERLNLTRIIEPEEIKTRHFEDSLAPLEMLREYQQNTDRLPALVDIGSGGGFPALVLAAVLPDWHIVSIEATGKKADFQQIVVEELQLMNAEVISDRAEEISREPEYRETFDFALNRAVGTVSLVAEITGGLVRRGGYFLSYKGPKVDDELKTGVKTLKIMGFDAPEQISYETSDEEAGDLRLVRAKKIKKTPDKYPREFKYIKKKHLGM, encoded by the coding sequence ATGGGAAAAACCCGGCTGGAATCTCTCAGCGAAGAGCAGAGAGACAAACTTGATATGTTTGCAAAACTTCTCACAGAGCATAATGAAAGGCTCAACCTTACCAGAATCATAGAGCCTGAAGAGATAAAAACGAGGCATTTTGAGGATTCTCTCGCTCCTCTGGAAATGCTCAGAGAATACCAGCAGAATACCGACAGGCTTCCCGCGCTTGTGGATATCGGCTCAGGCGGAGGTTTCCCCGCGCTTGTGCTGGCGGCAGTCCTGCCGGACTGGCATATTGTGAGCATCGAGGCTACGGGCAAGAAAGCCGATTTCCAGCAGATTGTTGTGGAAGAATTGCAGCTTATGAATGCCGAGGTTATCAGCGACAGAGCCGAAGAGATTTCCCGAGAGCCGGAATACAGAGAAACCTTCGATTTCGCCCTGAACAGAGCCGTGGGAACTGTATCGCTTGTTGCAGAGATCACAGGCGGACTTGTCCGGAGGGGAGGATATTTTCTCTCGTATAAGGGTCCTAAGGTTGACGATGAGCTCAAAACAGGCGTAAAGACGCTAAAGATTATGGGTTTCGATGCACCTGAGCAGATATCTTATGAAACTTCCGATGAGGAGGCCGGAGATTTGAGGCTTGTTCGGGCAAAAAAGATTAAAAAAACGCCGGATAAGTATCCGCGTGAGTTTAAGTATATAAAGAAAAAGCATTTAGGCATGTAA
- a CDS encoding tyrosine recombinase, which produces MRDVQLSNTLKKISPLAMGSEAYEFLNMLIVEAGLSKETVKSYGKDLRGFLEYCGRMGAAKPAELGIDTVSGYLRMQVESGLSPATAARSAAAVRTFIKYMISRNLIDNDFTILIETPQRPENLPEVYSIEQIIKLLDSPDIERDKFFYRDKAILEILYASGMRASELARLENKDINFRLGYLRCTGKGNKERLVPLANSSISHIRNYLERERPAMEKPAGAGNLFLSRLGNPLDRTNIWRIVKGYAARAGIPNFTTHSFRHSFATHLLSGGADLRSVQEMLGHSSVTTTQIYTHLQENQLIETHKKHHPRG; this is translated from the coding sequence ATGCGCGATGTGCAGCTGAGCAACACACTTAAAAAGATAAGCCCGCTTGCTATGGGCAGCGAGGCATACGAATTCCTGAATATGCTTATCGTAGAGGCGGGGCTCTCCAAAGAAACCGTTAAATCATACGGCAAAGACCTCAGAGGCTTTCTGGAATACTGCGGCCGAATGGGAGCTGCAAAGCCTGCCGAGCTCGGGATTGATACTGTTTCAGGGTATCTGCGAATGCAGGTGGAATCGGGGCTGAGCCCGGCAACCGCAGCGCGGTCAGCAGCAGCTGTGCGCACCTTTATCAAATATATGATAAGCAGAAATCTTATCGATAACGACTTCACAATTCTCATCGAAACACCGCAGAGGCCGGAGAACCTGCCCGAGGTGTACAGCATCGAACAGATTATCAAACTGCTGGATTCGCCCGATATCGAAAGGGATAAATTTTTCTACCGCGACAAGGCAATCCTCGAGATACTCTATGCCTCCGGAATGAGGGCGAGCGAGCTTGCAAGGCTGGAAAACAAAGATATAAACTTTCGCCTCGGATATCTCAGATGCACGGGAAAGGGCAATAAGGAGCGGCTTGTTCCTCTTGCCAACTCCTCAATCTCGCATATAAGAAACTACCTCGAACGAGAGAGGCCGGCAATGGAAAAGCCCGCCGGTGCGGGGAATCTTTTCCTCTCGCGTCTTGGAAACCCGCTCGATAGAACAAATATATGGAGAATCGTGAAAGGCTACGCAGCGAGGGCGGGAATCCCGAACTTCACTACCCACAGCTTCCGCCATTCCTTCGCCACCCACCTGCTCTCAGGCGGGGCAGACCTCAGGAGCGTGCAGGAAATGCTCGGCCACTCCAGCGTTACCACTACCCAGATCTACACGCACCTTCAGGAAAATCAGCTTATCGAAACACATAAAAAACATCACCCCAGAGGCTGA
- the pepD gene encoding beta-Ala-His dipeptidase has protein sequence MKSENAQERIISIFREISKHPRPSGHEEKILEWLKGFAEKQGWDCRQDNTGNILMKINKEGASKTVCLQTHCDMVCEKTPDTEHDFFNDPIEVIEEGGWLRANGTTLGADDGLGMAISLFAGLAELENKPNLELLITVDEERGMTGAQGLDDNILSAEYLINLDSDESDFIIGCAGGERTEITSAHELKDIPEGHQAAKVTIGGLKGGHSGVDIHLGRANAVVLAGELLEACSGGIASRLVSLSGGSASNAIARDAEFVVTAEDIDTLECVVETERDRIKHNFQSSDPDIEIKVQETELHGKCITSQQTGIIAKLLTSVPNGPVSYRTDMPKVVESSCNVAVCSLDEGCFSLTLSQRSSNTKRLDMLNASIENTCSRLGFECSFKARYPGWEPSGSTDLLSRAEEAFQKVSGRPPEMEIIHAGLECGIISRKYPGMKIISMGPELKGIHSPEEKARISSAGECFGVLEGILQNIESPAGL, from the coding sequence ATGAAATCCGAGAACGCACAGGAACGAATAATAAGCATTTTCCGTGAGATATCCAAACACCCAAGGCCTTCCGGGCATGAAGAGAAGATTCTCGAATGGCTGAAAGGTTTTGCTGAAAAACAGGGCTGGGACTGCCGGCAGGACAATACCGGAAATATTTTGATGAAGATTAATAAAGAAGGCGCTTCTAAAACTGTATGCCTCCAAACTCACTGCGATATGGTTTGCGAAAAAACGCCTGATACAGAGCACGATTTCTTCAATGACCCGATAGAGGTTATCGAAGAGGGCGGCTGGCTCAGGGCAAACGGAACCACCCTCGGGGCAGACGACGGGCTCGGAATGGCGATATCGCTTTTTGCCGGACTTGCGGAGTTAGAAAATAAGCCCAACCTCGAACTGCTGATTACCGTTGATGAGGAGCGCGGGATGACCGGCGCTCAGGGGCTTGATGATAATATTCTCAGTGCTGAGTATCTGATCAACTTAGACAGTGATGAGAGCGATTTCATAATCGGCTGCGCAGGCGGCGAGAGAACAGAGATCACTTCTGCCCATGAACTAAAAGACATCCCCGAAGGGCATCAGGCAGCAAAGGTAACTATCGGCGGGCTCAAAGGCGGCCATTCTGGAGTTGATATTCACCTGGGCAGAGCCAACGCTGTTGTTCTTGCCGGCGAGCTTCTGGAGGCCTGTTCAGGCGGGATCGCAAGTCGGCTGGTGTCTCTCAGCGGCGGGTCGGCGAGCAATGCAATCGCAAGAGATGCTGAGTTTGTGGTTACAGCAGAAGACATTGATACGCTTGAATGTGTTGTGGAAACTGAGCGGGACAGGATTAAACACAACTTTCAGTCTTCCGATCCTGATATTGAGATAAAGGTGCAAGAGACTGAACTGCATGGCAAGTGCATTACCTCTCAGCAAACAGGTATTATCGCAAAACTGCTCACCTCTGTGCCTAACGGGCCTGTATCCTATCGTACAGATATGCCGAAAGTGGTGGAGTCTTCGTGCAATGTGGCGGTATGCAGTTTGGATGAAGGCTGCTTCTCGCTTACACTGAGCCAAAGGAGCTCTAACACCAAACGGCTTGATATGCTCAATGCGAGCATCGAAAACACATGCAGCAGGCTCGGATTTGAATGCTCCTTCAAGGCCAGATATCCCGGCTGGGAGCCATCCGGCAGCACAGACCTTCTCAGCAGGGCTGAAGAGGCATTCCAAAAGGTCTCAGGCAGACCGCCGGAAATGGAAATTATACACGCTGGGCTTGAATGCGGGATTATATCGCGGAAATACCCTGGGATGAAGATTATTTCTATGGGGCCTGAACTAAAAGGCATACACAGCCCTGAAGAGAAGGCAAGGATAAGCTCTGCGGGAGAGTGTTTTGGTGTTCTCGAGGGTATCCTTCAGAATATAGAAAGCCCTGCCGGGCTTTGA
- the zupT gene encoding zinc transporter ZupT has product MEHSLNSILTAFSLTLFAGLATSVGSAIAFFSRRTNPVMLCISLGFSAGVMIYVSFVEIFQKANESLLISFSERNAAAITTAAFFAGIGLTALIDALVPSEENPHEAQGLEDLAGSIDLNKTSLLRMGLFSALAIGIHNFPEGFATFTAALQDPSLGLAIAIAIAIHNIPEGIAVSVPVYYATGSRKKAFWLSTFSGFSEPLGAIIGYVILRQFMNETVFGITFAMVAGIMIYISLDELLPTAEKYGKHHFAIGGLIAGMIVMSGSLLLFM; this is encoded by the coding sequence ATGGAACATTCACTAAACAGCATACTCACGGCGTTTTCACTAACCCTTTTTGCAGGTCTGGCAACTTCAGTGGGCTCTGCGATAGCTTTTTTCTCCCGAAGAACCAATCCTGTTATGCTTTGCATATCTCTGGGGTTTTCTGCTGGAGTGATGATTTATGTTTCGTTCGTTGAAATATTCCAGAAGGCAAACGAATCTCTGCTGATAAGTTTCTCGGAAAGAAATGCGGCAGCAATAACGACAGCCGCTTTCTTTGCGGGCATAGGGCTTACTGCCCTTATCGATGCGCTTGTGCCATCAGAGGAAAATCCGCACGAAGCACAGGGCCTTGAAGACCTGGCAGGCAGCATAGACTTAAACAAAACCAGCCTTCTTCGCATGGGGCTCTTTTCTGCTCTTGCTATAGGCATACATAATTTCCCCGAAGGCTTTGCCACATTCACCGCTGCTTTGCAAGATCCTTCTCTTGGTTTGGCGATTGCAATAGCTATCGCTATCCACAACATACCCGAAGGGATTGCTGTGAGCGTACCGGTATATTACGCTACGGGAAGCCGGAAAAAGGCTTTCTGGCTTTCAACATTTTCGGGCTTCTCAGAACCGCTCGGAGCTATTATCGGGTATGTAATTCTCCGGCAGTTTATGAATGAAACGGTATTCGGCATCACATTCGCAATGGTAGCGGGTATTATGATATACATATCCCTTGATGAGCTCCTTCCTACCGCAGAAAAATACGGCAAACACCACTTCGCCATCGGCGGGCTTATCGCGGGAATGATTGTAATGTCCGGCTCTCTTTTGCTGTTTATGTAG
- a CDS encoding arylsulfatase, whose product MGRLNRRTFLKSIGAAAAGYAAGGCSTGNMTAASKSPSAPNIIYVLVDDLGYGDLSCYGQKHFKTPNIDRLASQGMKFTNHYSGSTVCAPSRCTLMTGLHTGHCFIRGNFEMQPEGQLAMPKDTETVAKLLKRRGYKTGLIGKWGLGWPKSSGDPLNQGFDYFYGYNCQRHAHSYYPEYLWRNSQKEIIEGNLKGKTNVYSHDLLADDALKFVEENKSNPFFLYLALTIPHASMAVPEDSIKPFIGKFGEEKPYKSEGGYRNQPHPKAAFAGMVTRMDKDIGRLTSKLEELGIADNTVVIFTSDNGPHSEGGHVPAYFGSSGGLRGIKRDLYEGGIRVPFIAKWPGVIAAGTENPHISAFWDFLPTAAQIAGQPIAVRTDGISMLPALKGEKQPEHKYLYWEFRPRGTQAIRMRNWKAIKFIKDGRTELYNLDKDPTESNDLSKTYPDVTARMEQIMLKAHEPSDEFPLPFDL is encoded by the coding sequence ATGGGAAGATTAAACAGAAGAACTTTTTTAAAGAGTATTGGTGCAGCAGCGGCAGGTTACGCAGCGGGAGGCTGCTCCACTGGAAATATGACAGCGGCCTCGAAAAGTCCTTCGGCTCCGAATATTATTTATGTCTTAGTTGATGATTTAGGCTACGGCGATCTTAGCTGCTACGGCCAGAAGCATTTCAAAACACCCAACATCGACAGGCTCGCCTCTCAGGGCATGAAATTCACGAATCACTATTCCGGCTCGACAGTCTGCGCTCCTTCAAGATGTACGCTGATGACCGGCCTGCATACCGGGCACTGCTTTATCAGGGGCAATTTCGAGATGCAGCCGGAGGGGCAGCTCGCTATGCCCAAAGACACAGAGACTGTGGCGAAACTGCTCAAGCGCAGGGGCTACAAAACAGGCCTTATCGGGAAGTGGGGGCTTGGCTGGCCGAAGTCTTCAGGCGACCCGCTCAATCAAGGCTTTGACTACTTCTACGGCTACAACTGCCAGCGCCACGCCCACAGCTACTACCCTGAATATCTCTGGAGAAACAGCCAGAAGGAAATAATCGAGGGCAATCTCAAAGGCAAAACAAACGTTTACAGCCACGACCTTCTCGCAGATGATGCGCTGAAGTTTGTGGAAGAGAATAAATCCAATCCGTTCTTCCTGTATCTTGCCCTTACCATTCCACACGCCTCAATGGCAGTTCCGGAGGATTCAATAAAGCCGTTTATCGGCAAATTCGGCGAGGAAAAGCCATACAAAAGCGAAGGCGGCTACCGCAACCAGCCTCATCCCAAGGCTGCTTTTGCAGGGATGGTAACACGTATGGATAAGGATATAGGAAGGCTCACAAGCAAGCTCGAGGAGCTTGGGATTGCCGATAATACAGTAGTAATCTTCACAAGCGACAACGGCCCCCATTCCGAAGGCGGGCACGTGCCTGCATATTTCGGCAGTTCAGGCGGGCTTCGCGGGATAAAGCGAGACCTCTACGAAGGCGGGATAAGAGTTCCGTTCATCGCAAAATGGCCGGGCGTTATTGCAGCGGGCACAGAAAACCCGCATATAAGCGCGTTTTGGGATTTCCTCCCCACAGCAGCTCAAATTGCAGGCCAGCCGATTGCGGTTCGCACAGACGGGATAAGTATGCTGCCTGCGCTTAAGGGCGAAAAGCAGCCCGAACACAAATACCTGTATTGGGAATTCCGCCCAAGAGGCACGCAGGCGATAAGGATGAGAAACTGGAAGGCAATAAAGTTTATCAAAGACGGACGCACAGAGCTGTACAACCTTGATAAAGACCCTACAGAATCGAACGACCTTTCCAAAACCTATCCAGACGTAACGGCAAGGATGGAGCAGATTATGCTCAAGGCGCACGAACCTTCTGATGAGTTCCCTCTGCCTTTTGATCTTTAG
- a CDS encoding DUF6868 family protein, with translation MTLIEIRNILGWCSLINVLLIAFGALLVIALRSEMYKIHSKFFPMDEQQYSAVMFSCLGLYKLLIVVFNIVPYIALWIVTAGA, from the coding sequence ATGACACTTATTGAAATCCGTAATATCCTGGGATGGTGTTCACTTATCAACGTGCTTCTGATTGCATTCGGAGCGCTTCTTGTAATCGCTCTTCGCAGTGAGATGTACAAGATTCACAGCAAATTTTTCCCGATGGATGAGCAGCAGTACAGTGCAGTGATGTTTTCGTGTCTCGGTTTGTACAAACTGCTTATCGTTGTTTTCAACATCGTGCCCTACATTGCCCTCTGGATTGTTACAGCAGGGGCATAA
- a CDS encoding carbohydrate-binding domain-containing protein: MSTKIFKVTAAVLLLSLFLSPAYSATGSDAVINADQLGSAVIQWGYDIKWEWKANYINTGHAREVFVDNQFSVLRIPIWGGGDTDRGHPSEGVVLEDEYSIQLEAIGNALAENSDVILFASKKLRGDDSFPEWTKSSAGGPIIPEKYAIMLADYLEMLEDNGFFIDVLGIDNERRFNEGNITTSRYKQTIDELEALSVSRGFDMPLLIAPETYTVSSAENWLSSLKTQGWEDYYDIAGTHHYPNQWYNSSALGDFADTAGDKPKWHSEVHWGINDGLLNDSEKAMRIVFDCFDKGFSAMTYWGYPFGDDHIKLGTALTRSTAGASTAFMDDIDGTSLNLGELITRAFREDNSMTVWLINNSSNAYQDYGFQVQAGTKLIDSDVDYTLWESSGGNLLETLGTAPKTSGTRFEITVPQYSIMVFEFDINDDQNPPSPDPAQWLAAPETIDGNSVYMKAAEAQDPSGVEYYFECTKGSGNDSGWQDSPEYTETGLDADKLYAYKVTVRDKGPYQNQTASSSEKAVVTQGILPGMIEAENYDAGGQNAGYYDNTAGNSYSQYREDDVEILSISDGYAVYAEAGEWLRYSKTLTEGTYKAVIRSTSSYSMQAQLEIEGQEPSEVTLQDTGGWSNWSETVIEPFEVQSSGDGSVRLSITQGEGLIDYVKIIRVIPGVIQAENYAVGGQNEAYYDNSPGNAYGKYRSEDVDILAAGDAGGGFAVYAEAGEWLEYDADVMPGTYDIVIRSSSSYELSGALQVGSGEELPFILPDTGGWNSWEDTIIPAANISEQGECRIRLSFNEGTFKSASVNYIEFTPAAEPADINEDGQIDLLDYSLLAGQWGLPAGTYSADISPQGGDGMVNFADLLEFAQSWLE, translated from the coding sequence ATGAGCACAAAAATCTTTAAAGTTACAGCGGCAGTTTTGCTGTTATCTTTGTTTCTCAGCCCTGCTTATTCAGCCACGGGCTCTGATGCAGTTATAAATGCCGATCAGCTCGGCAGCGCAGTAATCCAGTGGGGATACGATATAAAATGGGAATGGAAGGCGAATTATATCAACACAGGCCACGCACGCGAGGTGTTTGTGGATAATCAGTTCTCTGTTCTCAGGATTCCGATATGGGGTGGTGGTGATACAGACCGAGGGCACCCTTCTGAAGGCGTGGTCCTTGAGGATGAGTATTCAATCCAGCTTGAAGCTATCGGCAATGCATTAGCTGAAAACAGCGATGTAATCCTATTTGCGAGCAAGAAGCTCAGAGGCGACGACAGCTTCCCCGAATGGACAAAGAGCTCAGCAGGAGGCCCGATAATCCCCGAGAAATACGCAATTATGCTCGCTGATTATCTCGAGATGCTGGAAGATAACGGCTTCTTCATAGACGTATTGGGCATTGATAATGAGCGCAGATTCAACGAAGGAAATATAACCACCAGCAGATACAAGCAGACAATAGATGAGCTGGAGGCTCTCTCTGTGAGCAGGGGCTTTGATATGCCACTCTTGATTGCTCCAGAGACATACACAGTTTCAAGTGCTGAGAATTGGCTGAGCTCGCTGAAAACGCAGGGCTGGGAAGATTATTACGATATCGCCGGCACTCACCACTATCCGAATCAATGGTACAACTCTTCTGCTTTGGGCGATTTCGCAGACACAGCCGGGGACAAGCCAAAGTGGCACAGCGAAGTGCATTGGGGAATCAATGACGGATTATTGAATGATTCAGAAAAGGCTATGAGAATCGTGTTCGACTGCTTTGACAAGGGTTTCAGCGCAATGACGTACTGGGGCTATCCTTTCGGCGATGACCACATTAAGCTGGGCACGGCTCTCACCCGCAGCACAGCCGGAGCGAGCACTGCGTTTATGGACGATATCGACGGAACATCCCTGAATCTCGGCGAGCTGATAACCCGCGCATTCCGTGAGGACAATTCGATGACTGTATGGCTTATCAACAACTCCTCGAATGCGTATCAGGACTACGGCTTTCAGGTTCAGGCGGGAACAAAGCTTATAGACAGCGATGTTGACTATACGCTCTGGGAAAGCTCAGGCGGGAATCTGTTGGAAACTCTCGGTACGGCCCCGAAAACTTCCGGGACGCGGTTTGAAATTACTGTGCCCCAATATTCGATAATGGTATTTGAATTTGACATAAACGACGACCAGAATCCGCCGAGTCCTGACCCGGCTCAGTGGCTCGCTGCTCCGGAAACAATAGACGGAAACTCCGTTTACATGAAGGCTGCCGAAGCCCAGGACCCCAGCGGGGTGGAATATTATTTCGAGTGCACAAAGGGCAGCGGAAACGACAGCGGCTGGCAGGACAGCCCTGAATATACAGAAACAGGGCTTGATGCAGATAAGTTATACGCATATAAGGTAACTGTTAGGGATAAAGGGCCTTATCAGAACCAGACAGCAAGCTCATCGGAGAAAGCTGTAGTAACTCAGGGGATTCTTCCCGGAATGATAGAGGCCGAGAACTACGATGCGGGCGGGCAGAATGCTGGATACTACGACAATACAGCAGGCAATTCATACTCTCAATACAGAGAGGATGATGTGGAAATTCTTTCAATCAGTGATGGGTATGCAGTGTATGCGGAGGCAGGCGAATGGCTGAGATACAGCAAAACGCTCACCGAAGGTACCTACAAAGCTGTAATCAGGAGCACCTCCAGCTACTCTATGCAGGCTCAGCTTGAGATTGAGGGGCAGGAGCCCTCAGAGGTTACGCTTCAAGATACTGGAGGCTGGTCTAACTGGAGCGAAACAGTAATAGAGCCCTTTGAGGTTCAAAGCTCCGGCGATGGCTCGGTTCGGCTCAGTATCACCCAGGGCGAAGGGCTGATTGATTACGTGAAGATTATTCGGGTTATCCCCGGGGTAATTCAGGCAGAGAACTACGCTGTCGGCGGGCAGAATGAGGCCTACTACGACAACAGCCCGGGCAATGCCTACGGAAAATACCGCTCTGAGGATGTGGATATACTCGCCGCAGGCGATGCGGGCGGGGGATTTGCCGTTTATGCTGAAGCGGGCGAGTGGCTCGAATACGATGCGGATGTGATGCCGGGAACTTATGATATAGTGATTAGGAGCAGCTCCTCTTATGAGCTCAGCGGAGCTCTGCAGGTGGGCAGCGGGGAAGAGCTTCCGTTCATTCTCCCTGACACCGGCGGGTGGAACAGCTGGGAGGATACGATAATCCCCGCCGCAAATATAAGTGAGCAGGGAGAATGCAGAATAAGGCTGAGCTTCAATGAAGGCACTTTCAAGAGCGCATCAGTGAACTATATTGAATTTACCCCAGCAGCTGAGCCGGCGGATATAAACGAAGACGGCCAAATAGACCTGCTGGATTACTCTCTGCTTGCCGGGCAGTGGGGTCTGCCTGCGGGCACGTATTCCGCTGATATAAGCCCGCAAGGCGGAGACGGGATGGTGAATTTCGCAGACCTCTTGGAGTTTGCTCAAAGCTGGCTTGAATGA